In Papaver somniferum cultivar HN1 chromosome 9, ASM357369v1, whole genome shotgun sequence, the genomic stretch AATAAAAGTTACGGTTCGGGATAGGAAAAACCTAGACGTAAACACTACCGCTGAAAAAACAATTCGAACACAATAGAATATACAACTAGGAATAACCTAGCCGTAAACAACTTGCTGCGGATAGGATTTCTGAATTTCGTACGCATCGACTATTTTACGGCTGAGAGTTCTTATAGATCCCAACCGTCAGACATATTTACGGCTGGGTATTCTTAGAGATCCCAACTGTGAGACTCATTTACGGCTGGGAAaacaagaactcccagccgtaagcagtttcagaaactgttttttcagacctaaaattTTCGAAACCAACTGAATAATCAATAAAATGATTAAATAAAGAGTGCGTTTTTCAATTCATACCGTATTGCAGTCATATCAGGAGTTTCTGCAGCTGGTTCATCTccttcattcacttcttcttgatcttcagtttcatcttcagTTGATGAAGTTTATTTCTCTGCTTCAGGAGGAGGTGGATTCGACGAAGATTGACCTAGCTTTTCATTTGTCTTCATGGTTTTATACAATgaatttaatcgacgattaatcgtttcaaacgaagaatggaagaagaagaagaaaaacagaaaTAGGGAGAATATGAGAAGAAGAAGGGTAAGAAATATGAAGAAGGGGCCacggttttttttgttttaatgatttttccgTTTTTTCTAATAACTAGATTAATTAGTTAATGGAAGGGTTAAAAGGTAATAAATTAAAATTATTGAgggtatttttgaacttttacataAATTTGGTCTCCCCATATCCATGTTTTGCTTGCAATTAGTATTTTAAGCCCCAAAAGCTAAGCCCCCTATATCCCAATAATAGGATTCGTCTACAAATGTTGGCGGCGCGGTTGTTACGCCTTAAACCATGTAAAAAACAAAAATACTACCTCCATCTCTAAAAGATAGCAGGTTTGTGTGTAATGCCTATCTtttagagacggagggagtaatatataTACGAGAAAAACGGTTTCCACACGCCATGAAAATCATGAACCCGAAAAAAACACATTAACATGAAGTTCTTCCTATTTACATTGTGAAGTTCTTCCTCTTTGTATATATGACGTATGTCATTCAGGTTCACTAGCTCCTACAATTTTATAGTAGCCGTTGATTTCATTAGTTCTCTAAACAATAAGCTATTAACCGTTTCTAGTTTTTCTCCGTAATTTtgctctttccttttctttgtgaAGTTACTTGCAATTTTACCCTCCACTTGTTGATACTTGAGAATAGACTAAGCTTTTTTCATCCTATACAGTTTCATCCGCCTTTTAGTAATAGGATTTTTATTAGATTAATTTTATGTTGGTGTTAATCTTATCTGTTAGATCGTTCTATTTATTAGTCTCTCTTTTTAACATGTATTGTGTTTGTGTAATGTTAGCGTGCAATTTAACCTCCCTGTGTGTTTCTTCTTGGAATAGGAAATGGAAGATTCCTGTGAAACAACATGATGCTGAAATCAATACTGGCTATGTTCGACATGGTTGCATTTTTTCGAAGATGTTGTCGTCACCAACAAAATCTTCGATTGTGGAAAAGGCTATACCGTCATCCTCAATCACTAAGAAGAGATCTCTTTCATGTACAAGCCGCAATGACACTTTTATCAGACTAGTTCGTGATAGAAGGGCTCAGGAATCCATCTTGATAGTTTTATCTCGAGCAATGATGCTCAAGTTTCACACCTTGCTTGTGGATACTTACACACTGCCAGTATTAGAAGACTACTCATTGGGTACTGATGGAGAAAGCATGTTTCCTAGCCTCCTGAAGAATTATAAAGGCTTTGGTTGTCTCTGCATATTTAGTTCTAGGATCTTTTTTAGGACTTATCGCGTTGGGCTCTTTTCCTTCGTCGAGGTTTTATCCCTTTGATTTTGGGTTTTCTTCgtcaaggtttttaacgaggcaacaaatGCGTGTCTAACACCTTTTGGTGGTTTTATCATTTACTTTTTACTGTCTGTGTTTTATTTTTGTTGCAATTCCTCTAATTTGTACGTTTCTTCTCGTATACCATTCTTATTAGATGGTTATACTCATGTTGTAATTTTGACTCCTTTGGAGCTTTAGTTTTCTTAATGCAatgctgaaaaaaaaaaaaaaaaaaaaagtacccgGTACTACTATTTTTAATAAAGTAACCACCTTTTTGAACCATATTTAAGAAACTGGCcgtttttttgaatctttatataaactggccgatattgacattttccatcccgtttttttcaaaaaacggatTTAGGTAGTTAACTGGCTACGTGGCAGTTAACCTGCTAGGTAAAAGACGACTTAACCCTCGTCTGAGTTCGTAACCAAACCAGTATCGAGTCAACTCAGTGACTCATTGCAACGGTCGGATTTGTAACGGTTGGATTTGTAACGGTCAGATTCAGCTTCATTCATATAAATTAGGCCCTGCAGAGAAGAACCATAGTATTTGTCATACTCaacagatcaaaaaaataaaaataaataagacatgagccaaaatgaagtaaactctccaggcagcagtagcagcagcaaggtAAGATTAAGATTAAAACAACCCCTAATTTCATGTTCTATATGTGCACAGGGAATTCATGATCCAAAGGTATGTCCTTGGATTTATtccaggtgcaaatatataccatgtaatggtataaggcaactattgtgttcaaaagcaaaagaaacaaacgaaaaaatgtttttgaagtgttcaattccaacctgtcagtactttgaatggtttgacgATGCCATCGATCCTGTCAAATGCAAGATGGTGAAATTACCAGTAGAGAATGGTTGTTACGCTTGCGGAGAATCTGGTCATTGCTTCAAAAACTGCCCACTGCAAAATCAAACCTGCAACAAAGATCACTGCAAAtcaaaaatggagatgaaattttgcaagaatgaacacaacaagaacatagcatacctcacttgtacagattgtgacggttttaaatgggtctcagatgaagtcttcattgctgcaaaaaacagaattatgcattcaagtttacaacttaatgctatatgtaaggaactcaacaatctgaaaatgtaaCCTGCAAATGTACTAATAAACAACCATCCACTTTTGATTCAGCATTAATTCAagtctacaaaagaaaaaaaatattgtcttcttaaacacaaaaaatcagaaaacggatctCAAATCATTTCTTCTTAGCCTTTCCATTTCCCCTTCCCTTTCCTTGTTTTATATTCTGAGATACAGATCCAATGCCAAAGAAGTTCTGATAAAGGTTATTTATTGTAGAGGGTGGAGTAGAAGATGGTGCTATAGATGGCAGACTCATAGGTGTTGTGGAAGCTGGAGTAGAAGATGGTGTTGCCAAAGGCTGACTGCCAGGCCCTGTAAAACATTCACCAACAAATGATGCCGTTCTCTTCTTGTTTGACTTAGCTGCACCCCTAACTCCGGTGGTCTGACTTGGCTCTATGTTGCTGAAGGTGAAGCTTTGTGCATCACATTCAGTCCTTTGCCTCTTTGCAGTTGGATTAGATCCCACTTCACCACCAGCACATGTTCTTTTGTTGTGGTTAGTAACATTTCCACATTTCCCacacctcctttttgtcttctcaACACGAGGTTCATCATAACTTCTTACCCTCTTGCTCTTGGGTCTTCCTGGTTTCCTACTGTGAGGAGGGTTCAAGATCTTCTTGTTCATGTTTGGCTACAAGAACAAATGCACTTATATTAATGTAGTTGAGAATATAAATAGGGCATATAGTTacaaatttaagaagaaaaagtaCCTGGACCCATTCACTTTTATCATCTAGTGGTGCAAAAGTTGGTGCATATGTGGCCTTATAGTTCTCCACTGAATAGTAATCACTGCAGTACCTGCTCAAGCAGAGTATGTAAAGGTTAGTGCTAGATACATTTAAGGCCTAGAAATTGCATAAATAAGTTCTGAGACAAGGTACAGATttaaaaaaagagaaatcttacttTCTCCATTGTGGCCTTATGCTATGCAATGCACTCACTGCATGCATACAGGGGAACCCCCTCAACTGCCACTGCAAACAAGAGCAAGTCTTGGCAAGTATGTTCACTGTGAACACAGAATTCTTTGGACTAGTCACCATATATAACTCTCCAGCCACACAAGGGTCAACACCATAGTCAGTCACAAATTCCAACATTTTCTTAATCAATGTAACAGCAGTAGGAACCAAATTACCATCTACCCATGATGCAGATTCAGTCCTCCTATTGTACCATGTACCCATCACTAAGTTAGCATACATTATTCCTATCATTATAATTGGTTTATTTCTCATCTTGTTGATCATATTGTTAAAAGACtctgaaaaattgttgttcatatGTTCACAACAGTGAATAGGGTTAAAAAAGGCCCTGGACCATGTAGCAGGATCTTCTCTACTGAGATAAGCACCAGCTGCAGCACTCTGTTTCACAATATTGTCAAAATGTTCCTGCACAGCCAATCAAAAACTAGCTAACTTGACTGTCAAATAGTGCATAAAACCAATAACAAAGAACTGTTGTGAACTGTCAAACCTGAAAATGCTTTTCTTTGTATGCTTTTGCTGCATTCCATAAAGAACTGTATAATTCAAGACCCTTGTAATCCTTCTTGAAATTTTTGTATAAATGTCTGCATTTTAACACATTGCAATTAACATAAGGCTTTATCTGATCtgacaaacaaaagaaacaagaaacaaagtTAGACAAGAAAGTTACCTCCAACAGTATCTGTGGTGATGGCCAGGGAACACTATACCAACAGCTTCCAATAAACCTTTTTGCCTATCTGAAATGAAAGCCACTTTCACTGGATGTGCTAATATTGCATCcttcaaatgcttcaaaaaaatgatccaattTTCCTTTGTTTCAGCTCTGCATACCATAATTCCTAACATTACTAACCCATTCTGTCCATCAAGTGCAGTTGCAGCCATCAATACTCCCCCATATTCCCCTGTTAGATGGCAGGCATCAAGCCCTATAACTCCCCTGCATGCTTTTCGCCAACCCCTCATTGCAGGTTCAAATGAGAGTGTCATGCTTTCAAAGGTGTTATTCACTGTGTCAAAAGTGAACTTAGCAACAGACCCATCATTGCATTTTGTAAACATCTTGCAGAATGCTGGTACTTCATTGTAACTTTCTTTATAGTTCCCATATAATGACTCTAAAACTAGATTCCTAGCCTTCCATGCACACTGATATGGTATATTTACTCTCTTTTCAGCTAAGAAGTCTTCCTTGATTTTATAAGGGTCTGGAACAACTTTTTTAGGCTTATTCTTCATCTGATCAAGAACAAAATCCTTTACAAAATGAGGATCAGCAGATCTATTCCTATTTTGGGGATCCCCTTCACACTTATGTTCCAAATTCACTTTCCTAAGAACAAAAGTCTTCTCACCCTCTTTCTTGCTAGCATACACAAACCAAGGACAATCATGTTCTGTTTTAAACCTACACTCAGCCTTAATTCTAGAGGGAGCACTTCTATCCAAAATATATTGACACTTATTAAGAACACAATAACCCCTGAGATGTTTCTTAAATGCTTCCTTATTTGCAAATCTAGTTTTTACCTCCATTTTGCTAGGATCTACTGGagtaaaaacttcttcttcagggAAAAGATCTACATCATGCTCACCCTTCATGTACtgaccaaaatcatcatcaaagtcATCCATGTAAGCAGGTCTTTCATCCACATCCTTACCTTCacattcaagatcaacatcagtaccatataataagttacaaattataataaatgaaatcagttataaatgaaatatacctttttctttgccttctttttctccttcttctctcttcttcttcttcttctttctcttcttgttcttcttcatctgacccatactcaatgtcttcatcactgtcatatactggaggagcttctggattctcaattgggtgacattcatcttctttggtgttttccagctgaatattgtccacatcttcaacaaacttaacttcatttgtagcttttgacTGACAGCAACCACTGCTACTAGCCTGAGAATGTTTGGACATGGGCACATCCATGAAACTCAGCTTTCTTGATGCACCTTCAACTGATTTATCCACACTATTTAGCCTTGGGGATCTTCTAGGGGTGGTTCCCTTACTAACTGTCTTCTTCTTTGGTGTAGTCTTTGGAGTCCCAAACACTGTGTCTTTCATCCCCATCCACAAACATATACATCCATCCTCATTTACAAAAGAATCCTcccaaaaattatcaaaatcatcattgtttaacaatggcagtggcagacattcttccttaaaccaatataaATTAAACTTCTCTTTAACATCCATAGACAAACCCTTATACACCATATACTTAAGTGTCATCAACTCTGTTTCATCTCTATGGCAATcaggaaataccaaagtctcattctttggctccgcatatacactgatattcctaaatttgaactgactgcaacacaaatgaaacaaaatcagatataaacctatgaaaaccaaatgaaaacctaattaagcaatattacacccaatcacgaaaattaaaccccaattaaacaataaaaatttggtttcaaataaaccctaattacaaaggaaaaaaaacagaaaccctaaaaatcaatcgaTCAATTAAATCAATTAACTATGAAtacaatgattttcatcatatattaagTCACGGGTTTCGTTAATCTTACCTTGATTCAGACTGTTTCAATCCCGGTTTGTACCTCATCTTCACTGTATCACCACTATCTTTGAATCCCTAAATATGTAGAACTTTTCTTCCAAATACACTCTGGTCTTTCACTAACATCTATGTCTTCAgcaaaaacaacttcaataacatcaggactctttttcttttcaaacagcTTCAATACCTAACCCTAGGAGAAGAGAACGAGGGAGGAAGAGAACGAGGGGGAAAGAGAAAGTGTGGTGCGAGATTACACCACACGCGTCTTTAAATGGGCAAGGGCACAGTCGTAAATTCTCCTACCGAGTTTGACTTATTCGACGCAGCTGACCAATCTGGTGGGCCCGGGTGTCAACTCTAACAGAAAGGCCAGTTTCTAAAAGAATTTAAAAGCttggccggtttattaattatatggtttgaagcaggacactttattaatttgcccgaaaaaaaaatacaaaaattcgaaagaaaagaaaaacacatcAATACAACTTTTTTTCCAGTGCTTATTAAAAGAACTTTTCCCAAGCGACGCTACTACTTGTGAACGTTCTCTCTTAATCTCTCTCGTTTTCTCTCTCCAAAAaagactttttcttcttcttcttcatctctcttTACGAACTGTAAATTCTCTGATTCTCTTTATCGCTCATCAGAATTCTCTTCTCTCTTCCTCTGGCATTTCTCTTACTCCCTAACTGACAGAATGGAATCCCCAGAATCGTACATTACGAGTACGACGCCGAAGACGACTTCTACAGAAGAGGTCTCACAGAAACAAACATCAGTTCCTGTTAAATCTTCTTCAATTTCAGGTATAGAGATCTGTACGGGATGATTACGAATTCCTTTCTTTTCTCTCGTTTAATTTACTTAATTTGGATCATAATTTCGAATACTTGAATTCTAAATTTGGTTAATGAGAGACTAGAATGCTAGTATTTGCAGAATTAAAACCCTACACATTGTAATACgaggttttgattttgattgtttgGCAATGTGTGTAATTTGGTCGTTTGAACACATGCATTTACAATTGTTTTGGTATTATTGCTGAATTTTAATAAATTGTGAACTATGTGAAATTGGACCATCATTGTGGAATTTGCAGTAGTTTTTTGTTCTAGAAATGTAAACTGTTAAGGATTTCTATCGAAACACTAAGTGTGGTTAAATATTCGAATCACTTACTTTAATGATGATTTACTCCTAGGTGTAGAGTTTTATATCGCCTAATCTTGTAGATCCAGTAGTTTTATTATAGTATCATTGTTGGGGACTGAACTCGCAGTGGCTTAATTGTGAACTTCACATCTTAGAAGGTTTTTGGGCAGTAGGAAACTAGGAATTGTGTTAGAAAGTCTCCTCATAGTGTAAATTAGAATGCGGTTATTACTACTACTTAGTTGATGCAATGGAGTTTTAGGTTATCACAGTATTTGTGTCCCAGTTTCTTCAAATGGATGTTTTTGCCTACATTTTATTGATTTAGAATATTATCTGGATGCACGTTCTGTCTTCTGCTGCCTTTGCGTTAAGTTGGCCGGAAGTATGCCACTCAGTTTCTTTTCCTTCAAGCATTGTCTTAGCATCATCATTTCATATCAATGAAATTATTTCACATCTGAATACTTGATTCTGTTGCGTTTGATGGCAGATGACAAGGAGAGGCCAACATACATTAAGTTCCTTGTATCAAATGCCGCAGCGGGTTCTGTTATTGGAAAGGGCGGCTCAACAATCACTGACTTTCAGTCACAGTCTGGAGCTCGGATTCAGTTGTCACGCAATAATGAATTTTTCCCAGGAACTTCTGATAGGATAGTCATGATTtctggtgattttggtgaagtaACTCATGCAATCGAACTTATTCTCTCTAAATTGCTGAGTGAGGTAATCATTGTTgcagttattttttttttcatccctTTGAGAGATGTTCTTTCTCTGTATCAAATTGATGTTCTTCTGTTTGTTACTTGTGCTTGGTAGGTTCActctgaagatggtgatgatgctcAACCTATATCAAAAGTAAGACTTATTGTTTCAAATAGCTGTTGTGGTGGCATAATTGGCAAGGGTGGATCTACTATAAAGTAAATGCTTGTCAACTGGACTAATGTGGTTCTCGTTTTAATTTAACATTTGCTTCTGTTATTTAAGATATTGACTTTACAGTATTCCTGATAAACCAATGTTTTGCATATTTGAGAATTCATGTCCCAGAAAGTTTCAGCTGTCATGCTTTATAAAGTAGTAATCATCATTTACTTGAAACTGTTTCAGTGAAGTGAGTAAGTTTTGTGAGGATTACATATGCTGATGATATTTTTATGGGCAGATCTTTCATTGAAGAATCTCAAGCTGGCATCAAAATATCTCCTCAGGATCATACTTATGTAGGTTTGAACGATAGGCTGGTAACAGTAACTGGTACTCTAGAGGAGCAAATGCGAGCAATAGATTTGGTTTTCT encodes the following:
- the LOC113308851 gene encoding uncharacterized protein LOC113308851 — encoded protein: MDDFDDDFGQYMKGEHDVDLFPEEEVFTPVDPSKMEVKTRFANKEAFKKHLRGYCVLNKCQYILDRSAPSRIKAECRFKTEHDCPWFVYASKKEGEKTFVLRKVNLEHKCEGDPQNRNRSADPHFVKDFVLDQMKNKPKKVVPDPYKIKEDFLAEKRVNIPYQCAWKARNLVLESLYGNYKESYNEVPAFCKMFTKCNDGSVAKFTFDTVNNTFESMTLSFEPAMRGWRKACRGVIGLDACHLTGEYGGVLMAATALDGQNGLVMLGIMVCRAETKENWIIFLKHLKDAILAHPVKVAFISDRQKGLLEAVGIVFPGHHHRYCWRHLYKNFKKDYKGLELYSSLWNAAKAYKEKHFQEHFDNIVKQSAAAGAYLSREDPATWSRAFFNPIHCCEHMNNNFSESFNNMINKMRNKPIIMIGIMYANLVMGTWYNRRTESASWVDGNLVPTAVTLIKKMLEFVTDYGVDPCVAGELYMVTSPKNSVFTVNILAKTCSCLQWQLRGFPCMHAVSALHSIRPQWRKYCSDYYSVENYKATYAPTFAPLDDKSEWVQPNMNKKILNPPHSRKPGRPKSKRVRSYDEPRVEKTKRRCGKCGNVTNHNKRTCAGGEVGSNPTAKRQRTECDAQSFTFSNIEPSQTTGVRGAAKSNKKRTASFVGECFTGPGSQPLATPSSTPASTTPMSLPSIAPSSTPPSTINNLYQNFFGIGSVSQNIKQGKGRGNGKAKKK
- the LOC113308309 gene encoding protein BTR1-like, whose protein sequence is MESPESYITSTTPKTTSTEEVSQKQTSVPVKSSSISDDKERPTYIKFLVSNAAAGSVIGKGGSTITDFQSQSGARIQLSRNNEFFPGTSDRIVMISGDFGEVTHAIELILSKLLSEVHSEDGDDAQPISKVRLIVSNSCCGGIIGKGGSTIKSFIEESQAGIKISPQDHTYVGLNDRLVTVTGTLEEQMRAIDLVFSKLVEDAHYAHSMNAPFSYAGMNFSGYQGYSYGYLVPPAGTAPYNSVNYRPNGSRAKYHNNKEDPSDSVTIGVADEHVGIVLGRGGRNIMEINQVSGARIKISDRGDFMADTHDRKVTITGTKSAICAAENMIKQRVASVTESGRES